The Desmodus rotundus isolate HL8 chromosome 2, HLdesRot8A.1, whole genome shotgun sequence region CGCTGCCTGCCTCTGGGTTTGGGGCTGCCTCTGGCTTCCAGGAGATAAGATTCCTGTACGTCTCATGCATTACTCAGTCGTGGGCCTCGGCCCCGCCATCTGGACGACGCTGTGGAAATTCCACGTCAGTCGCACGCACTGATCCTCCACCTGCAGGAGACGAAGACTGGCGTTCATGCCCCTGGTGCCATTCTCAGGTGTCTGCTCCTTGTGTGTGCAAATGCTTGTCCTGCAGCACATGTCTCTCAGGAGCCAACAGTGCCATCTAAACCCTAGTTAACGTGGAAGCCCTGTGATCGAGACAGCTTGTTACTACATTGTCCCAAACGCTATAGCTCGTTGGGGCCAAACTCTCTAGGATTTTGTCTTTTCCAAATAAGCGTCTTCAGTCAATTTGGAAAGTCTCCACAACCTCGGTAGTAGTCTTTCTAGAAACAGAGAAATATTTGTCCCGATGATGAATCCACATCCCGACTTCCTGCAGCATGAAGAATCTCCTTAATTTTAGACTCAGTTGCAAAAAAGTTTCAATGTTCCCTTTATCAAGTCATTTGGAGTTTCTCTTCACTGCTGTGTTTTAGCAAATAGAAGCTTTTCCAGGAATGTGGTCCAGGACGGTCTAGCCGATCTACGGCAGACCCAAGGTCATAGTCTTTTCTCTGGCCATTACAGCATGTGGAAACAGTTAAGGTCTTGCCTTCCGGTGACAGTGGTTTtctgccccacaccccactccacTGAAGGGACCGACAGAGATGATAAACGGGAACTCAAGGGCAGGACCACATTCTAGCCAGTCGGGGAGACACTTGTTCCTAGGTCACCTGTTTGTGAGATTGTCTCTGTGGCTCGATGTGCCAGCAGTAATCATGGGTTGCTAATGGAAGAGCATAAGTATGTCTGCATAACTAGGCCTTGCGGATGACAGACGTTTTGACAGTACTCATTGAATATATGTACGGATAACTGCTTTCAAATGCATGAAACTAACTTGGAAACCTATCAATTAAGTCTTCTTAATGCTGACAAGGAAGAAATTATTACTGACTTTCTCTGACTCAGGGAGATTCGGCCAGACGATCATGACCAGTCCTTTCGGTGAAACTGTAAAATCTGTGATTTTGTGATTTATCTTCTCTGTCCACCAAAACTACTAACATGTCCCCAGGAGTTTTAAATGAGGTCAGACGTGGAACCAGGGTGGCCGCCATGGTTATGCCCAGGATTTCCAAGTCTTCCACCATGATTTGAGAGCAAACTCTATTTTAACCTGAATTATTTGTGTGATAGTTGAtttgaaagggggaaaaaacagaaatagaagatCTGATGGGTGGAGAGTGTAGAGACATGTCTCTTTTTTACTTACGTAAGTTTTACTAATCAATGttttgaaaaacactttaaatacgATTTACATTCGATCTtatgttgtattagtttcaggcatacagcgtAGTGGTGAGACGGTCCTCCACTTTACAAAGGTTCCCctcagtatttccagtacccgccctggcaccacacatagtaattataatattattgactatatttcctgtgctgtactgaTCAGTGTCTTTAAGACAGTTACATAAGGATCTTTACTAATACTTCATTATCAACATTTATTGCTGCAACTATGCTTAGAGGTAGAGAGCCACAAACGAGAATAGCTTGGTGCTGGCTCTTTCTTATTAGCTGTATGAGTTTTTCGATTAAATTAAGCACTTTGAActtctctctcctcatctttaaaatagacATCACTTGTCGCTGAGGTAGCTGACTCCGCAGTATTCACTCAGCAGGTATTTATTGGGAGCCTTTATATTCTAAGCGCCGTCAAAGATTCAAAGATCATCGAGGGCCCGACGGAACTTTGGGTCGCCACGTGTCACTGTCTCAGAGTCTGCCATCGTCCCCTCGTGTGGCGTTTCCTGCTCTGTCGCCCTAGACACCCCACGGGCTGTCTTCTAAGAACAAGGGCCCTCTGTCACCGAGCCGCAGCACAGTCGTTACAGTGAGCGATTCTGGCATCGGCAGCGGCAGCTGTTACCTAATCCACAGTCCGGATTTAGGTCGCAACCACCTCCCAGTCCTTCGCGGCCACTTCTTCTCAGGCCACAACTGCACATTTCACTTAGTTGTCatttctcttcagtttctttaaacACGTTCTTTACTTCTCGACGAGCACAGGCCAGCAGTCTTGCAGACCTTCTCCCAGTCTGAAGTTGCGTGCTGCCCGCGTCTGGGCAGGAATGCCACGCAAAGCAGGGCGCGTTCCGCCACGTCTCCTCGTCTCCCTCCCGGGACGGGACGTCAGGTCGCAGCACTCGACTCAGTGGCCTTCCGGCCTCTCTGCACTTTTCCCCGCAGAGAGGAAGCGCCACATGCACTTATATTGCGGCAGAAAAGCATTCCTCTTAGGATTCGCTGACCCGCACCGGGGAGGGGCCCAGCCTGGGGCCGTCACGTTTATTGAGTCTGAACAGGACCGCGAACCGCGCGAATTTACCGCGGCCCGGCCTGCGCTCCGCCTGCAGCGCGAGTGCAGGGTCTTGTTTGCTcgctggggggaggcagggaaagtAACGACGCAGGAAGGAGCGGGATTCTTCGTTCAGGGCACCAGACAAGATTTGTTACACCCGGAGACAGAAAACACAGGAAGATACCCGACTCGGGAGGGCGGAGGGTAGCTAGGGACGGAGAACAGTTCTGCCCACAAGAGAGAGCATCTTAAATCATGGTCAGGTCTTTATGTTTTCCCCTCAACTACCTGCAGTTTTCACAATTTGTTGTGCCCTTAAAAAGATCGGCTGTTTCGACTGTCGAAGGATTTGTTGAGCATTTCCTGGACGATGGTTAGTATTACGGGATGTCTCGGAAGCGCTGGAGTGAAATGAAGGAGGCAGGCGCGGAGGGTGGGATGCGCAGGTACAGCTAGTGGGGTGCGCACGCGCAAACGGGCGGCGCGCAACCATGCACCGGCGCATGCGCATTACAGCATGCTCGTCTCTGCTGCCCCATCTGCAGGAAGGAGCTCATGGCCAAGCTGGCGCAGGCGGAGAAGGAGAAGGTGGATGCGGCTCAGCTGGCCCGCGAGTTCGAGGCGCTGACGGAGGAGAACCGCGCCCTAAAGCTGGCCCAGTCCCAGTGCGTGGAGCAGCTGGAAAAACTCAGGGTCCAGTACCAGAAGCGACAGGGCTCATCCTAGCTCGGCCCTGCGCCTGGCCGCTGGTTGCTGCCCCCCGCGCTGCTGGCGCCCCACGTGGCGGGCAGCGCTCGAGCCCAGCACTCCCCTGTCCAgtctcaaggggtgggggtggggggtgcggatATTGTACTTTAAATATGATTAAAGCAAACCTGTTACCCCTACCTATCTGTTTTCAGAGATTGTAATTAGTTTccaaggtatttttttcttatttaggaaGATAGGATCCTCCTGTACATCAGGGCAGAAAATGACAGAAGTAGAATATTAACTGGCTCTGCTAAGAATCTCAAACAGAATTAAGCCACGGAACAGACCAGCAAGATGCTCATGGCGAGTCCACATCTGTGCATTAAACATCGCATCATCACGGTTCCCCTGGGCCGTCAGAACATCCCCACCGTGTCCACGTCTGCCAGAGTCAGAGCCGCCCTTGGCCATGGGTCGCTGAGGCTGCGCGCAGCACGTCTTAAGAGCTTTGTCTCCGAGGCGGCGCAGAAAGCCGGTCTGTGCCTGAAGCGCTCCGCGCGGGCAGACGCGCAGTTGAAACAGTGAAAAGCAGATGAGGCCTCGTGTCCTGGGGGGCTGCATCCGGGGAGCCACCTGCCTGTGCTGtgtgctggggggcggggccgggggggtGCGGAACTGAAAGGGGTTGTTTAAATATGACTGGTGAGTTCCCataaaaacatcagtaaaattgTAACTACTGCTTTGTTTTGGATTTAAGAAGGTGTTTGGGGTCGGTAATAACTAATGGAAATATGTGAGTAAATTCAGTATTAAAAAGATTGTCCCTTGTTTTGCTTATCACCATATTTCCCCAAATTGATCTCTTTGTTTTATGTCCATTTCTATTCATGTAACTTCTTTTTCATTAAACATGATCAGTACTCTCATTCTGCATTGCGTCCCTGTGTTAACCTCCCAGGTACTAAGAGGCAGAGTTGGCTGACCCTCCTGAGGTGGTTCTTAGCTGTGGTTGCATGTGCTGCAGAGCAGCGAAAGCCTTTTCCTTGGAAAGACCGTGGCTTCTAAATAAACACCTCGGCTCTGATACTAACCACAATGCATTACTGTCTCCAGCAGGGATGGCCCCTCACAGAAAATGGGTGTGGAGGGGTCAGGTAAACAAGTTCCAAAATTTCTTTATTCTGCCAGAATCAAAATAACTTAACAGGGTCAAAATATTTGAACACTCCTTGTATTGTCTGAAGGATGTGCTGGGTAAATAGGTTTCCTATCTTTTCTAGTCTTAGCCCAAAACTTTTCTGTGTTTCCAGAAGATACCTATTCATGACTGAAAAGCAGCATTTCTCTAGGGGTGTGTGTTTCATGCAGACTTTTATTCATTAATAATATGAAAACATCACCCACTTTTGTAGCAAAAAGAAAGCTAAGAGCAAAATTCTTACCAGTTTCACCTTTTCATGTATCTGACACCTTTCCCTCGGTCTTTTCTCCCACGGCTCATTGTCTGAGTGACTCAAAATCACACAGGAGTCCTCTGTCTTCAAACACACGATAGTCCTCCTACTCACCGTAGTGAGAATGTGGGAGAACGTCCCCAGTGGGCAGAGGCCCTGCCAGTATTAAGGTAAATGTGCTTCTTGCTTTAGAGCTGGAATGAAAGGAAAATCCAACCAGTGTTACTTTCTGCAATTGCTTTACCAAAGAATCTGCTATTTGTGGGCCGTCCACCTCATATAGACATGAGAGAATGTGGTTACGTGGGGCCAGAAGTCAAACCTCTGCTCATTGGTGTTGGCGGAGCTTCTCTGTCTCATTCTGGTCCCTGAGTGTGGACGTATCGCTAGCTCAGGACCACGTGGAACTGAAAGGATGTGGAATTCAAATCAACAGTGTCTTACACACTTGTGCGGGGTCACAACCTTCTAGGGGGCTTCCCCCAtaggtggggggcaggcagagacctaagaggaaggcagacacTCCAGGTGAGAGGCGGCAGGTGAGGTAAGCCAGGGAACTAACGAAAATTGTCTTAGGCGATGGCAAGAGGACTGGTTTTCCCCATCCACCctccaaattttaaaagtttccatgGAGGCCCTAAGTGGGTTCAGTCACACACCCAAGGGGCTTTAACTGGGTCATACCCAGTACAAAGAGTCCCGACTGCATTTCTATCCAAAGACTGGTTTCTGGGAGCTGGGAAGGCAAGCAGAAGTCACATTGCAAGGGCGCAGAAGGTAGGGGACCTCcactggccctgccctggctcagcTCTTGGGTCAAACCAGCGGTGACgacttttctcctcctcctcctgctttcttcttcttcctgtaaAAATGCTGAAggaatttattaattttgcttttgaaattatttggcCTGAGTTACAGATTTAATTCATCAATGGCTTTGATTTCTCAGCAATCATTCATTATGTGTCCTCAGAATAACTCGGAAAAATCTGACCTACATGTTTCCAGAGCTAGTAAGAGAATGGAGAATATTCTTAAACAACTAGAACTCTTAAGATAATAACTGCACCTTTCATTGTCACTTTAGAGAATGGTGATCAGAGGTGAGGGTGCGGTCACATCAAGGAGGAACACAGAAGGTGTAGTGTCGCAGACAGAGCTGAGGTGGCCTGTGAGGTCACGGCATTCACAGGGCTCAGGCCCTGTGAGACCCTTCCCATTCTGACATCTGCGTTGTAAGGACCTGGGGTGCATCCTTCTCATGGTTCCCCGCATGTGCTCCCTGAAGGAGAAGCGTCTTACACTCAGAGTATTTTAAGTTCCAGGGTTAAAATCACATCCTTTCATTTGCTCTCTGAAACTTTGCAAACGTCCTATTCAGTCCTCATGGCCGCTCACATCTCAGGCAGCTCTGGGACAGGTGGATGACAGGGGGCTTTGGCAAGATTATTTTACATGTGGGTTATTTTACATGTGGATAATCCAGGCCATGGGAATGACAGTGTCACACAAGCAGGGAAACAAGTCTTTCCCTAGTGAGTTTGGCTGTTAGCCTTTTACTTGCTGCTTTTGGACGAAAGCATTCAGGGCAAGAACTCTGAGCAGCAGGACTGGGCCCTGTGTGAGCACAGGAGGAACCAAGTCTTCAATGGCCACGAGGAGGAGGCTGCGTTTGtgacctgctgcccccaccccatttctctgccctcaacagaggcagagaaatggTGGCGTGGCTGTTCTTGCGGGCCTGAGTCCTGAAAAGGGAACGGTGAAGAGGTCGGGGCAAGGTGAAACTCCGTGTGGAACAGCACTGTCCCAGCTTCCCGGTCGCCCACTCACTTCTCAGACATGGAGCAAAAGCTGAACGTGCCAACAGTCCTGTCCTTCCTGTGACCAAGGATGTGACTCACGGGCCCTGGAAGCTCCCGAACACCAGAGGCACTATGGCGATTAGATTAGTTAAAAATAGCTGGAAAAAGGCAAGAAACTGGTCAGGGGTAAGTTGgggtggtttcttttctttttaaagacatttcatttacttttaaaggtTTAACTCGTTACTGTGTCTAGCCCTGAGTGTTCTGAGAACATCTGCTTTGCCCACCAAATTCTAGGGTTTTCTGATTTCTGGGAGCTCACATGGTAAACACACCGGCCAGATCTCTGATCTGGGGGAGAAACAAGGCCCCCGCTCCTTTCCAGTGAGGTGCAGAGAAATAGACGCTGTGGGCATTTGAATACACTGACCCTCCCAGACGGACCGCAGCCAGTGAGATGTTACCAACGCGGGTGCTCAGGTGACAGCTGACGGGATGCCTGCTGAGTGGCGTTTGTCTGTCTGATCGGATGTGGGGAGCAAGGAACTTTCAAGTTGGTGCCCAGACCCCCAGAGCAAGACTGTGAGCCAAGATTTGGTTTGAGATTTCGGGTGAAGGTTCAGGCCAGGAATCTCCATTTCCCTTAAATCTCAGTATTGCCCTGTGTTGATTAGGGTCCTGGCAGGGAAGAGGTGAAAGAGAACTTAATGACGTCCCTTTACAAAGTTGGGGGTGGAGTTAAGGGAAATCTGGAAGGCTGGTGCAGTCTTGGGATGGGTGTGCAGGTTCAGGAAAGTTTCCTCGGTGTCTTCAAGGGCCAaggagggagcagtggggacCTGGTGGGAACTGGGTCAGGAGAGGCTTCCCCACCGCACGCCCAAGAACTTGTCCTTGAGTGGTAGTAAGGCCACGGCCCACCCAGGGCTGGCAGGCTGCAGCCAGCGGATGAACACctgtctttttctcctccttccgcCTACTGCTGGAGGCCGGCACTGGCCAAACTGAACCAAAAGCCAGAGGACGAGGATTCTCTTGTCCGAGGTCAGACGGCGGGTctccagggcacagagcaggcagggagggggtggagagtcCCCAGCACAGACCAAAGCTGAGGAGGTGGGCGTGCGCAGAAACTAGGACAGAAAGCGGggtggccaggctgggctgtTGGTCCTGTGCCCCTTCTGGGCCCGAAGCCCTGTTTGACGTCTGGAAATGTGGACTGGGGACCAGGAGCCCATCCTCCTCGGTGAGATAAGAGAGGCGGTCATTAGACAAAATGAAAGGTGTcctgttaaaattaaatttcagaaatcagataaagaaggattttttttttggtatagtAAGTCCCAAACACTGCTTGGTACATATTCATCCTAAAAAAATttgctgtttatctgaaattcaatttTAACTGAGAATCCTGTAATTCTATTGGAGAAATCTGGGAATGCTAATTAGGAACGGTGGTGTGGAGAAGGCTCTTCAGGTGCACCCCTGTGCCCCTGAACTTCAGTGGTTTGTTTCTTCAGAAGAAAGGGCCGGGGAAGCAGGATGGCGTGGCACCTTTCCCACACCGCGCTCCTGTAACACAGTGTCGGAAATGTTACgtgtttctgaaaagaaaacagtcccatGGCCAGAGGTAGGGAACTGTGGGATGGAAAGCAGAGTTCTCCCATCTTCAGGCCCCCTCCTGGCCTCTGGCCCAACGTGCTTTATCGCAAACCCAGCAGAGCTCACAGAGGACCTCCTGAGACCTCTGTGCTCCACAGTGACCCCAAGCTTCCACTGAAATCAGTTTGAACTTAGCAAGCTCATTTTCGTGCCCATCCTGTTAAAACAGAATTTTACCAGGGGGCGTTTGGGACACAGTGGGTGGGGGTTGGTGGCCGGGATGCTGCTCTGGCCTCGGGAGCTGCCACCTGGGCAGCACCTGTGACCCTGGTGTGACCCTGGACGGGCAACATCAGGCCACCGCAGGAGCCCTGATGTTTGGAACAGCACAGGGCGCCCCACAGGCTCCGGGTTGCAGACAAACACGCAGCACAGGCCCCTCTCGTGGGTACCAGGGACGTGCTGGCGCCCGAAGCTGTGTTGCGTGTTGACACTGGGATGGCCAGGCCGCCTGCGGTGTGCAGGCTCCACGGGAGAGGGACACGGCCTACTGTTttcacggggtgggggggctgaTGACAGGAGATGATTCAGTGAAGATTTTCTGGAAAAGATGGGGACCCAGTCTGGTTGCTAAGGATGCAGAAACTGAACTGTGAGGCACTCGGGCTGGCAGAAGGCCTCTCTAGGGAAAGGCAGcggccagcagggcctgggtgggACCCGGTTCGGCCAGGTGAGCGAGTGTGagctggggcagagccaggggccgggctgcagcccctcccacctgcccttcgGCCACTGGGCTTGGCAATCAGGCAGGACTGGAGCTCCGTCTGGGCACCACCAGTGTCGCTTCCCCGGCTTAGCAGGCCTGGACCTTAGTCTCTCAGtaaataaagaagaggaaacgCCAGGAGCGTGTTGCAAGGGTCACGAATTGctcaatcatttgtattttttttcaaacaagcaCTGGTGTCAAAACAGCGTCCCTAACCAAGTTGAGCAAATAGCGAAAACTGATGATGACTTATCAAAACAAGATGGGGGTCATCGGACAGGCTGTCGCTGCCACCGAGTCTGTGACTGCAGTCTTTTCCAATTTCCTGTTTACCGCTGTGTGGCAAACAGCACAAACCTGCAGgcgtccggcacaaataacacccctctCATGgcaaacttttattacaaaaccgtaagcatgtaattctgtaacaaaacaatatcacactcaagcataccatatgacattttcagtgaaatgttcaaattaaaactgtaaattattatacccatgttattaccctaccaacctcactcaagcaggcctcacttctgccagAGCCTGTATAATGCTGTATAGCAAATACATAATAAGACAGACAAAAATTTCTTACTTGTGATgtagaaaagagagggaaacacttaCATAACCCACTGAGCACTCACTAGGCAACGAATGGAATTTCCCTTAATCTCAACAAGGCAGTGATGCTACTGTTCACTGCAGTACATGCGATGAGACTGGAATGATCAGGTGCATCTTGCCGAGGTTCACAAGGTTTATGTGCTCATCTGTGATCACTCAACTAGCAGTTAGTTATTTTGAAATTCACATCTGATCTGGCCCCACCGTCTGTGTGGTCTGCTTAATGTCACACCTACAGACACAGACCCACAGGTGACAACAGTTGCTAAGCACCTTGGGCATGTACACTGGGACTCTGGCTTGTGGGAGAGACGGCTTTGccggggggcagggcgggggggccTGAGAGTGACTGAAGCAATTATCTCACCTTCCAAGGAGCCTGATGACAGGCAGTATATGCAGAATACTCACAAGTAAAGGAGTGTGACTAGTTCCCACAAACAGATAATGCAGTTCATTCTGAAAAGCTGTCATCGGGTTTACGTAATCTTTTACGAAATATTCCACATGGATGACGCACACTTAAATTCTCACACTTGCTCTCTCTTCTATTAAATACCCACTGGTATCGTTAGTCATACTTCTTAAACGGtcattatttatcattttcagCTCCTTGTATGATTATAGTTTGGTACCTCTTTTGTTAGAACACTACACATTTACGCAGAAACATGTTTAAAACGTCTGTGTAATTCTATAACCTACAAGAATGGTCACCTAGTTGGGCTGACTAAGTTGCCCCACATCATTATTTCAATTATGTAAAGTGTTACTTGCAGAACTGGAATAGTATTACAGTTGGAAAATACTGAATCCCATagttacacaagattaaagaaagtagaaagaaaggcCTGAAACTTGAGCAACATTATCCATAGAGAAAAGTGGAATAATTCTActtctgtattttcaaaaatataggaCCAACATGAAAacaacatgttttaaaatgttttttaagacaTGAACCAAATTTTAAGTTACAACATCGAAGTGTTAGTCTTGAATACACTCCTCCGAGGTGAGCTAACACTGCAAACCTCTTATAACCCAAATCGGGCTCCCGAGAAGCTCGAGCTGAGACCAGTCCTGACGCCTTCAGGTTAACTTATTTGTTGCCTTAGAAGGTTTGCAAGTTTTTCTAGCACAGAAAATGCTCCTCACAAAGGCCCCGGGCACTTCTCTGTACTCGGAGAGCTTGGACGGCTGTCTGTGACGGGTAGGTTTTTGATAACAGACGGTTCCGGTGGCTCAGAAGCCACAGGAGGTGGTGTCACTCAGCTGGGCCCAGAGAATCTGCAGGGAAGGCGATGTGTTTGGGTTTCAGACGCGTTCCTTAGGGAGTCATGTGTCATGTACGTTTGAAGCTTGTATGTACGTATTCAAGGATGAACTGTGTGTGAGGATAAAGTTATGATTTTTATACAATATGAAATCAACATGTATCAAAGGTTGTATTTAACTCAATGAATTAGTGAGGAGCCAATAGACGTTACAACCAGTTCAAAAGAGAATCACACATTTATAGTCAAAGAATGTGAAATGGATTTACAAATCCATTTCACATGCAAACCGGTGAAACCGGTCAATATTCAGAGGAACGCCATTCTCGTTTTTATGAGCAGGAGTTATTTACGCTGCAGCCAAGTTCTCCACCCTCATTTCTAGACCTCACAGGCTGGGAAACAGCTTAGAGGCAAACGAGGGCAGAGGTGACCCGGACGGACGAGCCGGACAGGACACGGAGCAAATACCAGAGTCTTTCACAAGTTTCTcgtgcactttttaaaaaggcactttTGGTGCATCTGACAcctatgtatttataaataagtcAAGATTCAGAAGTTAGCTGGTGAACAAAATTAGTTGGTGGGGATTAAAGATTAACATACAGGAATTTTGGCACTGAAATTCGTTTTGGATAATAACATAAAACTTGAGGATGCTTTTGAGGGCCCGGCATTACCTGATTATACTTTGGCACAGACGCTGAAACACTCCATGAAACATGCTGAATGACTCCAATCAGCTGTCCCCTGCTGGCAACCCCCCCGTCACTCCCGGGTCCACCTGGGTCTGCAGCTCTGACAGCTACAGGAAGAGCGATAACGACAGAAACTATGACAGGCAGTTCTTCCCAGACCCTCCCCCGTGCCGAGCACTGTGTGGCCTGTCGTGTGTTAGGGGTTTTACCTGTAATCCTTTCCATTTAAGTTTCGTGACACCACATGCAGTGCATATGGTTATGCCTGTTTTATGGAATGGCAATTCATGCCTTCCCTGCTTTAATTTCTggtttttaataaagaaagaaaatggaagcaaCGTGGATTTCATTGAATGCTGTGAATTAGAATGTTTCAAAAGCAGCACGGCCCAGAGCAGAGCGGCAGCCCCTTCTGAAAGCCCCGTCCCCTCCACAGCCTGCCCCGGTCCCCTGGGTGCCAGTGCGGCCTGCAACGCGGATGCTCAGCCTCTGAGCACTGCTTCGGGAAATTTCTCAAGGTGTAAAAACCCGGGCTATTCCCCATTTTAGGAGTAGAGAGACTTGGAGGGACTCGAGTGTTTTGCCATAATAGACAAATTTAGTCTGGAACCGTTGACTTCCAGCCATTTGCAGAAAAGCCATCAGGCAGCACAACGCAAAGAGATCACAAAGCAAACCCTGTGGCAGCCAGATGCTGTGTGGGCCCCCCACTGGTCGGGGAGCGGAGGGTTGGCTCCCACAGGTTCCCTGCgctccccaccttcccttctctgttcccTGCACGGGCTCCGAATGATGGAGTCATTTAGTACCTCAgcacagggaagaaaagaaaagaagagagagagagagagagagagacccccgCTGAGTTTGTCCTTGTCTGTGGCTGCGCTGGGAAGGAACTTCACGCTTCTTCTTTCTGCCGCAGCCACAGCTCTAGAGCAGTCTTGCTCTGTGTTTTACTTTTCCTGCTTTGCTCCGTggcaagaaacaaacaaaacagaacgaAAAACCCGAAAGCTGCCATCAGAGCGAGGACACCCGCTCCACGGAGACTGCAGGTCCCCTGGGCCTGCGACCCGTCCCCACCCCCAGATGGCGGGACAGAACCGGGAAACGGCTGAGTGGTCCGGGCCGCACCCTCGGGCGAGCCCTGCTCGCTCCTTCCCCTGTGTCGTGGCCACTGGGGCCCTGCCACGCGTGCTCGGGAGAGTTCCGTGGGGCTGCGGCGTCGACTCGATGACAGACAACACGCGGAAAAGGGACACGCGCACAACACGTTGGGCTGCAGGACGAAGGGTCCGGTCTCGCCACCTGGT contains the following coding sequences:
- the MAP3K7CL gene encoding MAP3K7 C-terminal-like protein isoform X3 translates to MQVFRQHCQIAEEYHEVRKEIALLEERKKELMAKLAQAEKEKVDAAQLAREFEALTEENRALKLAQSQCVEQLEKLRVQYQKRQGSS